The following proteins are co-located in the Pyxidicoccus trucidator genome:
- a CDS encoding carbohydrate-binding family 9-like protein: protein MRLPSRVLLLLTLTCLAAACRDEQAGPPHRAPRLPAPTQARSLDAAPTDLTFRSGATFAGGAVVYLGSKVTPERAAPGEQVRLSHYFHAQRPPPQGYGFFVHVVDASSGSMLFNADHEFQDGAAPLATWPVGKVIEDVHSVPMPSVPARVVLGFWRGEERLPVDDARVHDGAQRMLGPKLGDGAAAELPEYVVTRAVKPPTLDGVLDDAAWKDARPVVLRGSFDGRPAQLRTEARLVYDDANLYVAFDVEDPDLWGTLRNRDDPIYEQEVVEIFLDANADGRTYNELQVSPHNVIFDAYFPARRQGMDRSWDSGMKTALKVRGTLDDPSDRDQGWTVELQIPFARLAEVPHVPPRKGDRWRFNLYRLEHHGRKSVEGQAFSPLFIGDFHALPRFAWLTFQ, encoded by the coding sequence CCGCGCCCACGCAGGCTCGCAGCCTTGACGCCGCGCCCACGGACCTCACCTTCCGCAGCGGCGCCACCTTCGCGGGCGGCGCGGTGGTGTACCTGGGCAGCAAGGTGACGCCGGAGCGCGCCGCGCCCGGCGAGCAGGTGCGCCTGTCCCACTACTTCCATGCGCAGCGTCCCCCGCCCCAGGGCTACGGCTTCTTCGTCCACGTGGTGGATGCCTCCAGCGGGAGCATGCTCTTCAACGCCGACCACGAGTTCCAGGACGGCGCGGCGCCGCTCGCGACGTGGCCCGTGGGCAAGGTCATCGAGGACGTCCACTCCGTGCCCATGCCGAGCGTGCCCGCGCGCGTGGTGCTCGGCTTCTGGCGCGGCGAGGAGCGCCTTCCCGTGGACGATGCGCGCGTCCATGACGGCGCCCAGCGGATGCTCGGGCCGAAGCTCGGTGACGGCGCCGCCGCGGAGCTGCCCGAGTATGTCGTCACCCGCGCGGTGAAGCCTCCCACCCTCGACGGCGTGCTGGACGATGCCGCGTGGAAGGACGCCCGGCCCGTGGTGCTGCGCGGCAGCTTCGACGGACGCCCCGCCCAGCTCCGCACCGAGGCGCGCCTCGTCTACGACGACGCGAATCTGTACGTGGCCTTCGACGTCGAGGACCCGGACCTCTGGGGCACGCTGCGCAACCGCGATGACCCCATCTACGAGCAGGAGGTGGTGGAAATCTTCCTCGACGCCAACGCGGACGGGCGCACGTACAACGAGCTGCAGGTGTCCCCGCACAACGTCATCTTCGACGCGTACTTCCCCGCGCGGCGGCAGGGCATGGACCGCTCCTGGGACTCGGGCATGAAGACGGCGCTGAAGGTCCGCGGCACGCTGGATGACCCGTCGGACCGGGACCAGGGGTGGACGGTGGAGCTCCAGATTCCCTTCGCGCGTCTGGCCGAGGTGCCCCACGTACCGCCCAGGAAGGGCGACCGCTGGCGCTTCAACCTCTACCGGCTGGAGCACCACGGACGCAAATCGGTGGAAGGCCAGGCCTTCTCGCCGCTCTTCATCGGCGACTTCCACGCGCTGCCGCGCTTCGCGTGGTTGACCTTCCAGTGA